In Nocardioides sp. W7, the genomic stretch AGCGCCTGTTCGAGGTTGTCCACGTCGAAGCCCGGGATGAACCACGACGCGATGATCAACCCGATGCTGGCTCCGGCCAGGCTGATCAGGGCGCGTCCGACGTCGCCCCATCGCAGACCTCGTTCTCGTGGTAGTCGTGCGTCCTCTGCCATGCCGTGACGCTATCGACGGTGCGCGGTTGGCGCTCCGCGCACATTGCGTGAACTGGCCTGCCCAAGACGACTGGCGGACGTCCCCGATTTCTGGGGCTCACAACCTTCCCCCTGGCGCAGGGTCGACCCGACGTGGTGACCTCGCAGTCGCCAAATTGACATCGCCGAGCCTTCGTTCCAACACCGACGCTCGCTTCGCGGCCCGTCGGCTCATGAGTGTCGGACAGGGGACGGTGTGCACCCGTCCCGAGCAAGAGCCAACTGTGATGCCAGCCAGGTCGTCCAATCTGGTGGATGGGCGCTTTCCCGATGGTTGAGCGGGGGCCGGTAGTGGTTGTACTCGTGGACCCATGCTGGCAGCTGCAAGCATGGCTGACTCGGATTTGGAGAGCTCTTTCGACGCCCAGATCTCACGCAGAGTGAGGTGCACGAACGATCATTCCGGTGGTTTGGGGCAGTAGGGCGGGGACCTCCTCGACGTGCTGCCGACGTCGGCGCAGGTGTCGCACCACACGCGCGGCCACTAGAGCTGCCGTTGCCGGTGAGCACGCGCTGTACGGGGGCGTTCGACGACAGTGGTCCCGTTCTCGACCATTGTCGGACGGCCGACAGACCAGTCGCCGCCGTCGGGAGCCGCGGAGCTTCTCGATGTCGACGTTGGATCAAATCGCTGGTCAAGCGCGCTCGCAGCGACGAGTCGATCGCGTCAACGCACTTGTCGGCCGGGCCGGCGCCGCGACCACCGATCAACAGGCCGGTCGCTTCACGGTCGACGACACCTGATCGTCAGGTCAGGCGTCTCGCACGCACCGGAACCCCAGGTGGTTGGTGGAGGACCGCACACCGTGCCCCTGTCGGGCGGCCGGCCGGTAGCGGTGGCAGTACGTCGGCGCGCAGACGTGTGACCCGCCTTTCGTGACCTTGCGGACGGACTCGGAGACGTGCTCGGGGCAGCAGCAGGAGTGCGCTTCCGGATGCTCGTCCACGGCCGCTTCGACCCGATCGACAGTGCGTCCGTTGATGATGACCGACGCCCCCTCTCCGAGGAGCGCCTCGGCGATCACGTAGCCGATTCCCTGTGTCGAGCCGCTCACGAAGGCGGTCTTGCTCGACAGTTGCAGATCCATGTCTTCCTCATCATCCAGTCGAAGTAGGCCGTTGCGCCCGACCTCCTTGTTACTTGCTCCGTCAAGTGAAGGCTAGGTGGGATGACTTTCCTGATCAAGTCATCGAGGCGACGCGAGATCTGGGAGGTCCAGTACTCTGCTGCCATGTCGGACCCCAGCGCCCCCGCAGAGCTCAGCGGTGAAGACCTCGAGACCTGGGCCGCTCTGGCCACCGTTCTGGAGTGGCTTCCAGCCGCGCTGGACACCCAGTTGCAGCGTGATGCCGACGTGACGCACTTCGAGTACGGCGTCTTGTACGCGCTCGCCAACACGCCCGACCGAACGCTCCGGATGAGTGTTCTGGCCAGCCACGCCAACAGCTCGCTGTCCCGACTGTCCCGCGCAGCGTCGCGCCTGGAGACCAAAGGCTGGCTACGACGCGAGACCGACCCCGCAGACGGGCGATACACCCTGGCGATCCTCACCGACAAGGGACTGCAGAAGGTCGACCATGCCACCCCAGGTCACGCAGCCATCGTCCACCGACTCGTTCTCGAACCGCTGACGCAAGCGCAGACGCGGCAACTGCGTGAGATCAGCCGACGTATCGCTCGATCGATCCGCGACGAGGACGGTTGGCAGCCACCCACGAACGCTGCGCGCTCCAATTGACCCCTCTTGAGACCCAGGCAGCCTGGGAGGAGCCATTCCACCGGCGTGCCGGCCACGGCCCGGCGTCCCCAATTCTGGGGATATCTGATTCGTCCGCCCCCGGTGGCGGGCGGTGCGGTGCTCGGCGCCCTGTTCAACCGGGGGCGCGTCGTCCTAGCCTCGCTGGACCCGGTACCCCCCGCCGGGCCTGACGAAGGAGACCGACAACGATGTCCAGATCCCTCAGGGCGCTCACCGCGACAGGTGTCACGCTGGCCGTGCTCGGCGCGGCCGCCACCGTCCCGGTGTACGCCGACCCATCACGCGGCGGCCACCACCACGGCCACGACTCACACGGTTCGGGTCACCACTCGAACAACGACTCCGTCCGCAAGCTCACCAAGGCCGTCACGGTCAAGGGAGTGCTCAAGCATCTCCGAGCCCTCCAGGGCATCGCCGACGAGGACGGCGACCGCGCGGCCGGACGGCCGGGCTACGAGTCCTCCGTCGAGTACGTCGTCAAGAAGCTGCGGCGCGCGGGCTACCGGCCCACGGTTCAGGAGTTCACCTTCGACTACTTCGAGGAGAACTCCGAGCTGATCCGGGTCAGCCCGGATCCCACCGAGTTCGTCGACGAGCAGGACTTCCTGCGCAACACCTTCGACACCGGCTCGCCGGAGGGCACCGCCACCGGCGCCCTGGTCCCGGTCGGCCTGGTGCTCGACCCGACCGCGCCGATCGGCACCAACTCCAGCGGTTGTGAGGTCGAGGACTTCGCCGGCTTCGCCGCGGGCTCGATCGCGCTGCTCCAGCGCGGCACCTGTGGCTTCACCGTGAAGGCGCTCAACGCCCAGGCGGCGGGTGCGGCCGGTGTGGTGATCATGAACGAGGGCCAGCCGGGACGTACCGGGCTGGTCGGCATGATCGGCGACGCGACCGGGCTGACGATCCCCGCGGTCTTCGCGACGTACGACACCGGGGTCAACCTGGCAGGCACGCCGGGCGCCACGGTCACCGTGACGGTCGAGTACACGACCGAGGAGCGCACCAGCTGGAACGTCCTGGCCGAGACCCGCAAGGGCCGCTCGGACAACGTCGTGATGGCCGGAGCCCACCTGGACAGCGTCCAGGACGGTGCGGGCATCAACGACAACGGCTCGGGAAGCGCCGCGCTGTTGGAGGTCGCCGAGGAGATGGCGAAGGTGAAGCCGGCCAACAAGGTCCGGTTCGCCTGGTGGGGCGCGGAGGAGAGCGGCCTGCTCGGCTCCGAGCACTACGTCGCCGAGCTGAGCGAGGAGCAGGCCGAGGCGATCGCCCTCTACCTCAACTTCGACATGGTCGCCTCGCCCAACTACATGTTCGGCGTGTACGACGGCGACAACTCCGGCGGCACCGCGGCCGAGGGCTTCATCCCCGAGGGATCGGCGCAGATCGAGGACGTCTTCGAGAAGTTCTACGCCAGGCGCGGGGAGCCGTTCCAGGACAGCGAGTTCTCCGGTCGCTCCGACTACGGGCCGTTCATCGCGGTCGGGATCCCGGCCGGTGGCCTGTTCACCGGCGCCGAGGGCGTCAAGACCGACGAGGAGGCCGCGCTGTACGGCGGCGTGGCGGGCGCGGCGTACGACCCGTGCTACCACCAGCCGTGCGACAACCTCACCGGAGAGGGCCAGGACGAGGCGCTCTACGACCAGCTCGACGAGGACTACTGGCTCAAGGGCAACATCAACGTGGGTGCGCTGGACGTGAACTCCGACGCGATCGCCACGGCGGTGCTGACCTTCGCCAAGGACACCTCGACGGTCAACGGCGTGGTGACCAAGCCCGGCACCGGCCACGGCCACCACAAGGGCGGCAAGAAGGGCCACGGCAAGAAGTGGCAGTCCTGGCAGCGCCAGGACCACGACCGGCACCACGTCGCCGGTCTGAAGGCCCGCGGGCGGTGAGCCGCTGACCGCACGTCCGCACCAACTGGGGCGCTCGCTGCTCGGTGACCGAGCAGCGAGCGCCGCCGTTGATGCCGGGACCACCGTCGTCGGGTTCCGGAGAAGTACTGGTCTCGGAACCCGTGAGGCAACGCGATGACGTTCTCGACGTACGAGGAGTCCATCTCGCAGAGGAGGCGGGATGTCCTGCGCGGTCCACCCCGGCGATCGGTGGCAGGCCCGTCGGTGGAACAAGATCGGCCACGCAAGAAGTTGTTCACCACATGAGCGACCAAGCAACCCCAGTCTCCCTCGGCACCTACGGCGTGTGGCTCAGCGAGACGATGGTGACCGCCGACATCGCCCGCGGCCTGGAGGCCCACGGCTACGGTGCCCTGTGGCTCGGAAGCGCGAACGGCGAGGTCCTCGAAGGCGCTCGGATCGCACTTGCTGCGACGCAGACCCTCTCGGTCGCCACCGGCATCGTGAACATCTGGACCTCGGACGCCCAGGCCACCGCCGCGGCGTACCACCGCCTCGAGAACCAGGCTCCCGGTCGGTTCCTGCTCGGGATCGGCGCCGGTCACCGCGAGGCCAACGGTGCGCAGGCCGTCAAGCCGTACCAGGCCATGAACGACTACCTCGATGTGCTGGACCGCGAAGGGGTCCCCGTCGACCGGCGCGTCCTCGCCGCGCTCGGGCCGCGGATGCTCCGGCTGTCCGCGGAGCGGGCCGCTGGCGCCCATCCGTACCTGGTGAACCCCGACTACACCCGGTCCGCACGCTCAACCCTCGGCGAGGGTCCTCTGCTGGCGCCCGAGCACAAGGTGGCGCTGGTCTCCGACCGCGGGGAAGGTCTGCGTCGTGCTCGTGAGGGCCTGGCCATCTACCTCGACATGGGGATGCAGAACTATCTCAACAACTTCCGTCGACTCGGGTTCGAGGACGCTGACTTCGTAGCAGGCGGCAGCGAGCGTCTCCTCGATGCCATGGTCGCCCAAGGGACACCGGACGCGATCGCCGCCGAGGTCGATCGGCACCTCGACGCCGGCGCCGACCACGTCCCCCTCCACCCCATCCACGACGCTGTCGAGGTCGTCGACGTCATGGGACAGATCGCCACGGCCCTCCGCTCGCGGTGACCGAGGTGTCGGTCTGGCTCCTCGGTGACGGCGTCGTCGAGATCCCGCTCGACGTCAGGTACGGCCGTGCAAGGCTCGGGCCGTTGCGGCGTCGGCTGGGTAGAAGGACTCGATCGCCAACTCCTCCACTGTGACGTCGGCGGCGGTCTGAACGTACGAAGTGACCGAGAAGAACGCCAGTTCGCCGTCCCCGTTCCTGATCCGCAGTGGTACGACGACCGAGGTGGGAGGCGTATGGTCCACTCCACCCGGCATCGCCAGCAGCTCGGCGTGCAGGCTGACCAGGCGCGGATCGGCAGTCTGTTCGGAACGCCGGCGTAGCTGTTCCAGGACGTGGGCACGCCATTGGCCGAGATTGAGGATGCGCGGCGCCATTCCCTCGGGGTGCAAGCTCAGCCGCAACACGTTGACCGGCGGTTCCAGCAGATGCGCCGCGCATCCGGCAGTGAGCATCGAGACCGCAGAGTTGGCGTCGAGCAGATCCCAGTAGCGGTCGATGACCAGCGCTGGAAACGGATCGTGGCCGTCGAGCACGTGCCGCAGGGCGGCCTGGATGCTGGCAAGCTCGGGCGCGTCCAGTTCGTGTCGCGGGTACACCGGCGCGAATCCACCCGCGAGAAGCAGTTCATTGCGCTCTCGGAGCGGCACATCGAGGTGCTCGGTCAGCCTGAGAATCATCTGCGGCGTCGGCTTGGAACGCCCGGTCTCGACGAAGCTCAGGTGGCGCGTGGAGATGTCGGCCCTGACCGAGAGCTCCAGCTGACTGAGCCGGCGTCGCTCTCGCCAGTCACGTATCAGCTGTCCGACCGGGCGGGTGGTCGTAGCGGTGATGCTCACGCGCTCAAGGTAGTCACCCCTCGGAGGCGGCGCGATTACCCCAGACGTCATGGGGCCCTCATGACCTGCGAGGGAATCGACCAGCCGATTCTCGGCCGCCACGCTCTT encodes the following:
- a CDS encoding SDR family NAD(P)-dependent oxidoreductase, whose translation is MDLQLSSKTAFVSGSTQGIGYVIAEALLGEGASVIINGRTVDRVEAAVDEHPEAHSCCCPEHVSESVRKVTKGGSHVCAPTYCHRYRPAARQGHGVRSSTNHLGFRCVRDA
- a CDS encoding TIGR03620 family F420-dependent LLM class oxidoreductase: MSDQATPVSLGTYGVWLSETMVTADIARGLEAHGYGALWLGSANGEVLEGARIALAATQTLSVATGIVNIWTSDAQATAAAYHRLENQAPGRFLLGIGAGHREANGAQAVKPYQAMNDYLDVLDREGVPVDRRVLAALGPRMLRLSAERAAGAHPYLVNPDYTRSARSTLGEGPLLAPEHKVALVSDRGEGLRRAREGLAIYLDMGMQNYLNNFRRLGFEDADFVAGGSERLLDAMVAQGTPDAIAAEVDRHLDAGADHVPLHPIHDAVEVVDVMGQIATALRSR
- a CDS encoding M28 family peptidase yields the protein MSRSLRALTATGVTLAVLGAAATVPVYADPSRGGHHHGHDSHGSGHHSNNDSVRKLTKAVTVKGVLKHLRALQGIADEDGDRAAGRPGYESSVEYVVKKLRRAGYRPTVQEFTFDYFEENSELIRVSPDPTEFVDEQDFLRNTFDTGSPEGTATGALVPVGLVLDPTAPIGTNSSGCEVEDFAGFAAGSIALLQRGTCGFTVKALNAQAAGAAGVVIMNEGQPGRTGLVGMIGDATGLTIPAVFATYDTGVNLAGTPGATVTVTVEYTTEERTSWNVLAETRKGRSDNVVMAGAHLDSVQDGAGINDNGSGSAALLEVAEEMAKVKPANKVRFAWWGAEESGLLGSEHYVAELSEEQAEAIALYLNFDMVASPNYMFGVYDGDNSGGTAAEGFIPEGSAQIEDVFEKFYARRGEPFQDSEFSGRSDYGPFIAVGIPAGGLFTGAEGVKTDEEAALYGGVAGAAYDPCYHQPCDNLTGEGQDEALYDQLDEDYWLKGNINVGALDVNSDAIATAVLTFAKDTSTVNGVVTKPGTGHGHHKGGKKGHGKKWQSWQRQDHDRHHVAGLKARGR
- a CDS encoding helix-turn-helix transcriptional regulator, yielding MSITATTTRPVGQLIRDWRERRRLSQLELSVRADISTRHLSFVETGRSKPTPQMILRLTEHLDVPLRERNELLLAGGFAPVYPRHELDAPELASIQAALRHVLDGHDPFPALVIDRYWDLLDANSAVSMLTAGCAAHLLEPPVNVLRLSLHPEGMAPRILNLGQWRAHVLEQLRRRSEQTADPRLVSLHAELLAMPGGVDHTPPTSVVVPLRIRNGDGELAFFSVTSYVQTAADVTVEELAIESFYPADAATARALHGRT
- a CDS encoding MarR family transcriptional regulator; amino-acid sequence: MTFLIKSSRRREIWEVQYSAAMSDPSAPAELSGEDLETWAALATVLEWLPAALDTQLQRDADVTHFEYGVLYALANTPDRTLRMSVLASHANSSLSRLSRAASRLETKGWLRRETDPADGRYTLAILTDKGLQKVDHATPGHAAIVHRLVLEPLTQAQTRQLREISRRIARSIRDEDGWQPPTNAARSN